A region from the Plutella xylostella chromosome 6, ilPluXylo3.1, whole genome shotgun sequence genome encodes:
- the LOC105383114 gene encoding synaptic vesicle glycoprotein 2A, whose translation MVAQGCDAEAAARGGDIPHDHLFKVTGLSSNNLQKLAQDAAPVVSDFEAAIAATQYGRFNVLLLACSLPAFWSAVSVTSSVSYIFTRAKCDMDLSLLDMGTVTAITYAGMIMSAMIWGFLSDTLGRRYIMVWGFLGAGVLEVAAALSQSFAMLLVTRFFCGFLFNGPFAVLLSYIAELHRTEHRARALLLTSMFYTLANTTLPLLAWAFLTHPEWDVELFGGQIVIHAWNLFLLATALMPLLSGAAFVFLPESPKFLMSRGRNDEAMAVFRGIYSMNTGRPGEEYPIEKLHSERAGELAGGLAALRGGGAQLAPLFRAPHACWLLLLCGIHVGCMFGSNTLRLWYPQLAAMIGNHVDESLCSAIAPDATPPLPADWEGEGEPCQPIDTDMVTYLQSVIVGSGSILTYGIGGMLVNKCGKKLVTAVCCWVAAALIMTMPVLGAGAFSVVALVTAALAFTSLSGAALSSIPVDLFPTDLRVMALAIYLMTGRMGTILGTVAFPALMDFGCYPPFIAISGVLIVCGAACLLLPNTTLKRME comes from the exons ATGGTGGCTCAGGGGTGTGAcgcggaggcggcggcgcgggggggggACATCCCTCACGACCACCTGTTCAAAGTCACCGGCCTGTCGTCCAACAACCTGCAGAAACTTGCCCAAG ACGCTGCGCCCGTGGTGTCCGACTTCGAAGCAGCCATCGCGGCGACGCAGTACGGCCGCTTCAACGTCTTACTCCTGGCCTGCTCCCTCCCTGCCTTCTGGAGCGCCGTGTCGGTCACCAGCTCCGTGTCCTACATCTTCACGAGGGCCAAGTGCGATATGGATTTGAGCCTGTTGGATATGGGCACGGTTACTGCGATCACGTATGCAG GCATGATAATGTCGGCGATGATCTGGGGCTTCCTGTCTGATACCCTGGGCCGCAGATACATCATGGTGTGGGGGTTCCTGGGTGCAGGGGTGCTGGAGGTGGCCGCGGCGCTCAGCCAGAGCTTTGCGATGCTGCTGGTCACCAGGTTCTTCTGCGGGTTCTT GTTCAACGGCCCCTTCGCCGTCCTCCTCTCCTACATCGCGGAGCTCCACCGCACAGAGCACCGCGCGCGCGCACTGCTGCTCACCAGCATGTTCTACACGCTGGCCAACACCACGCTGCCGCTGCTGGCCTGGGCCTTCCTGACTCATCCGGAGTGGGATGTCGAGCTGTTCGGAGGACAGATCG TGATCCACGCGTGGAACCTCTTCCTGCTAGCCACGGCGCTGATGCCGCTGCTCAGCGGAGCCGCCTTCGTCTTCCTCCCCGAGAGTCCCAAGTTCCTGATGTCGCGGGGCCGCAACGACGAGGCCATGGCCGTGTTCCGGGGGATCTACAGCATGAACACAGGCCGGCCTGGTGAGGAGTACCCG ATAGAAAAGCTCCACTCGGAGAGGGCGGGCGAGCTGGCGGGGGGGCTGGCGGCGCTGCGCGGGGGGGGCGCGCAGCTCGCGCCGCTGTTCCGCGCGCCGCACGCCTGCTGGCTGCTGCTGCTGTGCGGGATACATGTGGGCTGCATGTTCGG TTCAAACACCCTGCGTCTATGGTACCCTCAACTGGCGGCCATGATCGGGAACCACGTGGACGAGAGTCTCTGCTCGGCCATCGCCCCCGACGCCACCCCCCCGCTGCCTGCGGACTGGGAGGGGGAGGGGGAGCCCTGCCAGCCCATCGACACCGACATGGTCACGTATCTGCAGAGCGTTATAGTCGGCTCTGGATCCATACTGACGTATGGCATTGGAGGGATGTTAG TGAACAAATGCGGCAAGAAGCTAGTAACCGCAGTCTGCTGCTGGGTGGCGGCCGCTCTCATCATGACGATGCCGGTGCTAGGGGCTGGGGCCTTCAGCGTGGTGGCGCTGGTCACTGCGGCCCTCGCCTTCACCTCGCTGAGCGGCGCGGCGCTGTCGAGCATACCTGTTGATCTGTTCCCGACTGATCTTAG GGTGATGGCGCTGGCGATATACCTGATGACGGGGCGAATGGGGACCATCCTGGGGACGGTGGCGTTCCCCGCCCTCATGGACTTCGGCTGCTATCCTCCGTTCATCGCCATCTCTGGAGTCCTCATCG TGTGCGGTGCCGCTTGCCTCCTGCTGCCCAACACCACACTGAAGAGAATGGAATAA